The Geobacter sp. AOG2 genome includes a window with the following:
- the htpG gene encoding molecular chaperone HtpG, with protein sequence MSKTTKQFQTEVQQLLDLVIHSLYSNRDIFLRELISNASDAIDKIRFEAHSNETILEGNSDWKIKLIPDKDAGTLTIRDNGIGMTMAEVEENIGTIARSGTKAFMQTLKEKASSDNPELIGQFGVGFYASFMVADKVTLFTRTAGSIEAGCCWESTGDGSYTIEECSRERRGTEIILHLKEEFKEYLDEWKIRSIVKKYSDYIQYPVVMDVTRTEVPKGVDGKEIEGAGTIEKTEEETLNSMKAIWARSKSDVTEEEYNEFYKHISHDFDAPFRTIHFSAEGTSEFKALVYLPARKPFDMFFADRKKGLQLYVKRVFITDKCEELIPDYLRFVKGVVDSSDLPLNVSRELLQEDAQIRRIQKNLVGKILSTLAEVKEKNAEEYVTFWKEFGQVIKEGVHFDFANKEKLQDLILFESTGTENGSFVSLKEYVARMPEAQKEIYFITGTSREALEQSPHLEVFRSKGFEVLFMTDPVDEWVVQALTEYDGKQLKAVDRGDISIDSEEEKKEKEKKREEAQKEFSDLISLMTERLKDKVKEVRFSNRLTDSACCLVADEHGMNANMERIMKALNQSVPESKRILELNPDHPILKVMADLHTADKDAPALGDYADLLYDQALLTEGSPIKDPLRFTRMVSELMVKAAAK encoded by the coding sequence ATGTCCAAGACCACCAAGCAGTTCCAGACCGAGGTCCAGCAGCTTCTCGACCTGGTCATCCACTCCCTCTATTCCAACCGCGACATCTTTCTGCGGGAGCTGATCTCCAACGCATCGGACGCCATCGACAAGATCCGCTTCGAGGCCCACTCCAACGAAACCATACTGGAAGGCAACAGCGACTGGAAGATCAAACTCATCCCCGATAAGGACGCAGGCACCCTCACCATCCGCGACAACGGCATCGGCATGACCATGGCCGAGGTCGAGGAGAACATCGGCACCATCGCCCGCTCCGGCACCAAGGCCTTCATGCAGACCCTCAAGGAGAAGGCGTCCAGCGACAACCCGGAACTGATCGGCCAGTTCGGCGTCGGCTTTTACGCCTCGTTCATGGTTGCGGACAAGGTCACGCTCTTCACGCGCACGGCCGGGTCCATCGAGGCGGGATGCTGCTGGGAGTCCACCGGCGACGGTTCCTATACCATCGAGGAATGCAGCCGGGAGCGGCGCGGCACCGAGATCATCCTGCATCTGAAAGAAGAATTCAAAGAATACCTGGACGAGTGGAAGATCCGCTCCATCGTGAAGAAATATTCGGATTACATCCAGTACCCCGTGGTGATGGACGTCACCCGCACCGAAGTGCCCAAGGGGGTGGACGGCAAGGAGATCGAAGGGGCCGGCACCATCGAGAAGACGGAGGAGGAAACCCTCAACTCCATGAAGGCCATCTGGGCGCGTTCCAAGAGCGATGTGACCGAAGAGGAGTACAACGAGTTCTACAAACATATCTCCCACGACTTCGACGCCCCCTTCCGCACCATCCACTTCTCGGCCGAGGGCACCAGCGAGTTCAAGGCCCTGGTATACCTGCCGGCCCGCAAGCCGTTCGACATGTTCTTCGCCGACCGCAAAAAGGGGCTGCAACTCTATGTCAAACGGGTGTTCATCACCGACAAGTGCGAAGAGCTGATCCCCGACTACCTGCGCTTCGTCAAAGGGGTGGTGGATTCCTCCGACCTGCCGCTCAACGTCTCCCGCGAACTCCTGCAGGAGGACGCCCAGATCAGGCGCATCCAGAAGAACCTGGTCGGCAAGATCCTCTCCACCCTGGCCGAGGTGAAGGAGAAAAACGCCGAAGAGTATGTGACGTTCTGGAAGGAATTCGGCCAGGTCATCAAGGAAGGGGTCCATTTCGATTTTGCCAATAAGGAAAAACTCCAGGATCTGATCCTGTTCGAAAGCACCGGGACCGAAAACGGCTCCTTCGTGTCGCTGAAAGAGTATGTGGCGCGCATGCCCGAGGCCCAGAAGGAGATCTACTTCATCACCGGCACCAGTCGCGAGGCCCTGGAGCAGTCTCCGCACCTGGAGGTGTTCCGGTCAAAGGGTTTCGAGGTTCTTTTCATGACCGACCCGGTGGACGAGTGGGTGGTGCAGGCGCTTACCGAGTACGACGGCAAACAGCTCAAAGCGGTGGACCGGGGCGACATCAGCATCGACAGCGAAGAGGAGAAGAAAGAGAAGGAGAAAAAACGGGAAGAGGCCCAAAAGGAGTTCTCCGACCTGATCTCGCTCATGACGGAACGGCTGAAGGACAAGGTCAAGGAGGTGCGCTTTTCCAACCGCCTGACCGACAGCGCCTGCTGCCTGGTTGCCGACGAACACGGCATGAACGCCAATATGGAACGCATCATGAAGGCCCTCAACCAGAGTGTGCCCGAATCCAAACGCATCCTGGAACTGAACCCGGACCACCCGATCCTCAAGGTCATGGCCGACCTCCACACGGCCGACAAGGACGCCCCGGCCCTTGGCGATTATGCGGACCTGCTCTACGATCAAGCCCTCCTGACCGAGGGTTCGCCCATCAAGGACCCGTTGCGTTTCACCAGGATGGTCAGCGAGTTGATGGTCAAAGCTGCCGCGAAATAA